The following proteins are encoded in a genomic region of Streptomyces sp. NBC_01723:
- a CDS encoding lysophospholipid acyltransferase family protein, translating to MSRFALIKAVLGPIMRLMFRPRVEGVENIPGDGPVILAGNHLTFIDSMILPLVCDRQVFFIGKDEYVTGKGFKGRLMAWFFTGVGMIPVDRDGGRGGVAALMTGRRVLDEGRVFGIYPEGTRSPDGRLYRGRTGIARLTLMTGAPVVPFAMIGTDKLQPGGAGLPRPGKVTVRFGEAMEFSRYEGMDRDRYVLRAVTDSVMTEVMRLSGQEYVDMYASKAKAA from the coding sequence TTGTCCCGCTTCGCGCTCATCAAGGCAGTGCTCGGCCCGATCATGCGCCTGATGTTCCGCCCACGGGTGGAGGGCGTGGAGAACATCCCGGGCGACGGTCCGGTGATCCTGGCCGGCAACCACCTCACCTTCATCGACTCGATGATCCTGCCGCTGGTCTGCGACCGGCAGGTCTTCTTCATCGGCAAGGACGAGTACGTCACGGGCAAGGGCTTCAAGGGCCGCCTGATGGCCTGGTTCTTCACCGGCGTCGGCATGATCCCGGTCGACCGCGACGGCGGCCGGGGCGGTGTCGCGGCGCTGATGACCGGGCGCCGGGTGCTGGACGAGGGCCGGGTCTTCGGCATCTACCCGGAGGGCACCCGCTCCCCCGACGGCCGCCTCTACCGCGGCCGCACCGGCATCGCCCGGCTGACCCTGATGACCGGCGCCCCCGTCGTCCCGTTCGCCATGATCGGCACCGACAAGCTCCAGCCGGGCGGCGCGGGGCTGCCCCGGCCGGGCAAGGTCACGGTCCGCTTCGGCGAGGCGATGGAGTTCTCCCGCTACGAGGGCATGGACCGCGACCGCTACGTCCTGCGCGCCGTGACCGACTCCGTGATGACCGAGGTCATGCGGCTGTCGGGCCAGGAGTACGTGGACATGTACGCGAGCAAGGCGAAGGCGGCGTAA
- a CDS encoding MFS transporter, translating into MTRTLQSAHTTEAVKRPGRWLALSVLVLAVLLVAVDATVLGLATPYISEDLAPSGTQLLWIGDVYSFVIAGLLVSMGSLGDRIGRKRILLVGATAFGAISVLNAYAHTPELMILARALLGVAGATLMPATLALIRNLFHDPRERSLAVGIWGATASAGTAVGPIVGGFLLEHFWWGSVFLINLPVMAVLVVVGAKLLPESRNPNPGPWDLLSVTLSLVGMVGVVYAVKEAAAHGFAWATLAAGLLGAAALHGFVRRQLTMPKPLLDMRLFRSRGFSGAVLADLLTILGLSGLVFFLSQYLQLVQGRRPFEAGLAELPAAVGAVVAGLIAGRAARRFSVRAVVAGGLAAVGLALAALTVVGQNTGYPLLGAALLVVGVGAGFSFTVTADVILSSVPKEQAGAASAVSETAYELGAALGIAVLGSIVTGIYRDFTGPAGTPAAAHESLGGAVEAAAGLPADTAGALLDSARQAFVDGLTLAAGVGAAVLLAAAVASWFLLRGQRLEDGVEHP; encoded by the coding sequence ATGACCCGCACCCTGCAGTCGGCACACACGACCGAGGCGGTGAAGCGCCCCGGCCGCTGGCTGGCGCTGTCCGTCCTCGTGCTGGCCGTGCTGCTGGTGGCCGTCGACGCGACCGTGCTCGGTCTCGCGACCCCCTACATCAGTGAGGACCTCGCCCCGTCCGGCACCCAGCTGCTCTGGATCGGCGACGTCTACTCCTTCGTCATCGCCGGTCTGCTCGTCTCCATGGGCAGCCTCGGCGACCGCATCGGCCGCAAGCGGATCCTGCTCGTGGGCGCCACGGCGTTCGGCGCGATATCCGTGCTCAACGCCTACGCGCACACGCCCGAGCTGATGATCCTCGCCCGGGCGCTGCTCGGCGTCGCGGGCGCCACCCTGATGCCCGCCACCCTCGCCCTGATCCGGAACCTCTTCCACGACCCGCGCGAACGCAGCCTCGCCGTCGGCATCTGGGGCGCCACCGCCTCCGCCGGTACGGCGGTCGGCCCGATCGTCGGCGGGTTCCTGCTGGAGCACTTCTGGTGGGGCTCGGTCTTCCTGATCAACCTGCCCGTGATGGCCGTCCTGGTCGTCGTCGGCGCCAAGCTGCTGCCCGAGTCCCGCAACCCCAACCCCGGCCCGTGGGACCTGCTGAGCGTCACCCTCTCCCTGGTCGGCATGGTCGGTGTCGTGTACGCCGTCAAGGAGGCCGCCGCGCACGGCTTCGCGTGGGCCACGCTCGCCGCGGGCCTGCTGGGCGCCGCCGCGCTCCACGGGTTCGTGCGCCGTCAGCTGACGATGCCGAAGCCGCTGCTCGACATGCGGCTGTTCCGCAGCCGGGGCTTCAGCGGGGCGGTCCTGGCCGACCTGCTGACCATCCTGGGCCTGTCGGGGCTGGTGTTCTTCCTCTCCCAGTACCTGCAACTCGTCCAGGGCAGGCGGCCCTTCGAGGCGGGACTGGCCGAGCTGCCGGCCGCCGTCGGCGCGGTGGTGGCGGGTCTGATCGCGGGCCGCGCGGCCCGGCGCTTCTCGGTCCGTGCCGTGGTCGCGGGCGGGCTCGCCGCCGTCGGCCTCGCGCTCGCCGCCCTGACCGTCGTCGGGCAGAACACCGGCTACCCGCTGCTCGGCGCGGCCCTGCTGGTCGTCGGCGTCGGCGCCGGGTTCTCCTTCACCGTGACCGCCGACGTGATCCTCTCCAGCGTGCCCAAGGAACAGGCGGGCGCCGCCTCGGCGGTCTCCGAGACGGCGTACGAACTCGGCGCCGCGCTCGGCATCGCGGTGCTCGGCTCCATCGTGACCGGCATCTACCGCGACTTCACCGGTCCGGCGGGCACTCCGGCGGCGGCACACGAGTCACTGGGGGGCGCGGTGGAGGCCGCCGCGGGTCTCCCCGCCGACACGGCCGGGGCGCTCCTGGACTCCGCCCGCCAGGCCTTCGTCGACGGCCTGACCCTCGCGGCCGGTGTCGGCGCCGCGGTCCTCCTGGCCGCCGCGGTGGCCTCCTGGTTCCTGCTCCGGGGCCAGCGCCTGGAGGACGGGGTGGAACACCCGTAG
- a CDS encoding TetR/AcrR family transcriptional regulator translates to MAVDRDQVLRDAASLLTRKATATMDEVARAAGISRATLHRHFAGRDALVRALEALGIAECEAALAAARLDEGAAADAVRRLVGEMEPAAGLIAFLYTENQLFEGEEQNEGWARVDARLAALFRRGQESGEFRIDLTPAWLTEALYGLIGAGAWAVTEGRVARNDFTHMIVELLLGGALRREGS, encoded by the coding sequence ATGGCCGTTGATCGAGACCAGGTACTGCGCGACGCCGCGTCCCTGCTGACCCGCAAAGCCACCGCGACGATGGACGAGGTGGCACGGGCGGCCGGGATCAGCCGGGCCACGCTGCACCGGCACTTCGCCGGGCGCGACGCGCTGGTCCGGGCGCTGGAGGCGCTCGGCATCGCCGAGTGCGAGGCCGCCCTGGCGGCGGCCCGCCTCGACGAGGGAGCGGCGGCCGACGCGGTCCGCCGGCTCGTCGGCGAGATGGAGCCCGCCGCCGGTCTGATCGCCTTCCTCTACACCGAGAACCAGCTGTTCGAGGGCGAGGAGCAGAACGAGGGCTGGGCACGCGTCGACGCCCGACTGGCCGCGCTGTTCCGCCGGGGTCAGGAGAGCGGCGAGTTCCGCATCGACCTCACCCCGGCCTGGCTCACCGAGGCGCTCTACGGCCTGATCGGCGCCGGCGCCTGGGCCGTGACCGAGGGCCGCGTGGCCCGCAACGACTTCACCCACATGATCGTCGAGCTGCTGCTCGGCGGCGCACTCCGGAGAGAGGGATCATGA
- a CDS encoding aldo/keto reductase, translating to MPFARLATATTPTCHIGLGLAAVGRPGYINLGRDRDLGENRTVQAMRERTHDLLDAAYAQGVRYFDAARSYGRSEEFLADWLRERPEADDVIVGSKWGYTYTADWSTAAERHEVKDHGAATYERQRGETDALLGDRLDLYQIHSLTPDSPALTDKELHAKLAEAAAGGVTVGFSTSGPAQAEAIRAALAVTVDGEPLFRTVQSTYNALETSAGPALAEAHQAGLTVIVKEGMANGRLAEPHAPGALRAVAEETALGCDAVALALILRQPWAGVVLSGAATVNQLGSNLHAAVVDFDEDQVARLGALVEEPGAYWERRGQLPWH from the coding sequence ATGCCCTTCGCCCGCCTGGCCACAGCAACGACCCCGACCTGCCACATCGGCCTCGGTCTCGCCGCCGTCGGGCGCCCCGGCTACATCAACCTCGGCCGCGACCGTGACCTCGGAGAGAACCGCACGGTACAGGCGATGCGCGAGCGGACCCACGACCTCCTCGACGCCGCCTACGCCCAGGGCGTGCGCTACTTCGACGCGGCCCGCTCCTACGGGCGCTCGGAGGAGTTCCTGGCGGACTGGCTCCGGGAGCGCCCGGAGGCCGACGACGTGATCGTCGGCAGCAAGTGGGGTTACACCTACACCGCCGACTGGTCCACCGCGGCCGAGCGGCACGAGGTCAAGGACCACGGCGCGGCGACCTACGAACGTCAGCGCGGCGAGACCGACGCCCTGCTCGGCGACCGGCTCGACCTCTACCAGATCCACTCGCTGACCCCCGACAGTCCGGCCCTCACGGACAAGGAACTGCACGCGAAGCTGGCCGAGGCCGCCGCGGGCGGGGTCACCGTCGGCTTCTCCACCAGCGGCCCCGCCCAGGCCGAGGCGATCCGCGCCGCGCTCGCGGTGACCGTGGACGGCGAACCCCTCTTCCGTACCGTCCAGTCGACGTACAACGCGCTGGAGACCTCCGCCGGGCCCGCGCTGGCCGAGGCGCACCAGGCCGGGCTCACCGTGATCGTCAAGGAGGGCATGGCCAACGGCCGCCTCGCCGAGCCCCACGCGCCCGGCGCCCTGCGGGCCGTCGCGGAGGAGACGGCCCTGGGCTGCGACGCGGTCGCCCTCGCGCTGATCCTGCGTCAGCCGTGGGCGGGCGTGGTCCTCTCCGGGGCCGCCACCGTGAACCAGCTCGGTTCGAACCTGCACGCCGCCGTCGTCGACTTCGACGAGGACCAAGTGGCACGCCTCGGCGCGCTCGTCGAGGAACCGGGCGCCTACTGGGAGCGGCGCGGGCAGCTGCCCTGGCACTGA
- the argH gene encoding argininosuccinate lyase: MSSNSGDVRLWGGRFADGPAEALAKLSASVHFDWRLAPYDIAGSRAHARVLHKAGLLTEDELTRMTDGLDRLEADVADGSFTGTIADEDVHTALERGLLERLGADLGGKLRAGRSRNDQVATLFRMYLRDHARTVGGLIADLQDALIGLAEAHPDVAMPGRTHLQHAQPVLFAHHVLAHVQALGRDAERLRQWDERTAVSPYGSGALAGSSLGLDPEAVARDLGFEHGSAGNSIDGTASRDFVAEFAFVTAMIGVNVSRIAEEIIIWNTKEFSFVTLHDAFSTGSSIMPQKKNPDIAELARGKSGRLIGNLTGLMATLKALPLAYNRDLQEDKEPVFDSIDQLEILLPAFTGMMATLTVHRERMEELAPAGFSLATDIAEWLVRQGVPFRVAHEVAGECVKAAEAEGKELDELTDEQFAKISAHLTPEVRSVLDVPGALASRNGRGGTAPEAVAVQLAEVKADVAAQHMWANAKTSAPQGRGELRA; encoded by the coding sequence GTGAGCAGCAACAGCGGTGACGTCCGGCTCTGGGGCGGCCGTTTCGCCGACGGTCCCGCCGAGGCCCTGGCGAAGCTGTCCGCGTCCGTGCACTTCGACTGGCGGCTCGCGCCCTACGACATCGCCGGTTCGCGTGCCCACGCGCGCGTGCTGCACAAGGCGGGCCTGCTCACCGAGGACGAGCTGACCCGGATGACCGACGGCCTCGACCGGCTCGAGGCCGACGTCGCCGACGGCTCCTTCACCGGCACCATCGCCGACGAGGACGTGCACACCGCCCTGGAGCGCGGCCTGCTGGAGCGCCTCGGCGCCGACCTCGGCGGCAAGCTGCGCGCCGGCCGGTCCCGCAACGACCAGGTGGCCACCCTCTTCCGGATGTACCTGCGCGACCACGCCCGGACCGTCGGCGGCCTGATCGCCGACCTCCAGGACGCGCTGATCGGCCTCGCCGAGGCCCACCCGGACGTGGCCATGCCCGGCCGCACCCACCTCCAGCACGCCCAGCCCGTGCTCTTCGCGCACCACGTCCTCGCCCACGTCCAGGCGCTCGGCCGGGACGCGGAGCGGCTGCGCCAGTGGGACGAGCGCACCGCCGTGTCCCCGTACGGCTCCGGCGCGCTCGCCGGCAGCAGCCTCGGCCTGGACCCGGAGGCGGTCGCCCGCGACCTCGGCTTCGAGCACGGCAGCGCCGGCAACTCCATCGACGGCACCGCCTCCCGCGACTTCGTCGCCGAGTTCGCCTTCGTCACCGCGATGATCGGCGTGAACGTCTCGCGGATCGCCGAGGAGATCATCATCTGGAACACGAAGGAGTTCTCCTTCGTGACCCTGCACGACGCCTTCTCCACCGGCTCGTCGATCATGCCGCAGAAGAAGAACCCGGACATCGCCGAGCTGGCCCGCGGCAAGTCCGGCCGCCTGATCGGCAACCTGACCGGCCTGATGGCGACCCTCAAGGCCCTCCCGCTCGCGTACAACCGCGACCTCCAGGAGGACAAGGAGCCGGTCTTCGACTCCATCGACCAGCTGGAGATCCTGCTCCCCGCCTTCACCGGCATGATGGCCACCCTCACCGTGCACCGCGAGCGCATGGAGGAGCTGGCCCCGGCCGGCTTCTCGCTGGCCACCGACATCGCCGAGTGGCTGGTCCGGCAGGGCGTCCCGTTCCGCGTGGCGCACGAGGTGGCCGGCGAGTGCGTGAAGGCCGCCGAGGCCGAGGGCAAGGAACTGGACGAGCTGACCGACGAGCAGTTCGCGAAGATCTCCGCCCACCTCACCCCCGAGGTCCGCTCCGTGCTCGACGTCCCCGGCGCCCTGGCCTCCCGCAACGGCCGCGGCGGCACGGCGCCCGAGGCGGTCGCCGTCCAGCTCGCCGAGGTGAAGGCGGACGTGGCGGCCCAGCACATGTGGGCGAACGCCAAAACGAGCGCCCCGCAGGGGCGCGGGGAACTGCGCGCCTAG
- a CDS encoding pyridoxamine 5'-phosphate oxidase family protein — protein sequence MGKTYERIDGRLRAFIEAQPLFFTATAPLAGDGTVNLSPKGLTGSFAVLDELTVAYLDFAGSNAETIAHLRENGRITLMWCAFQGPPNIVRVHGRGEPVFRDDPRFPGLLGHFPDIDSTAHGLRAIIVVTAELVRDTCGYAVPFMAYEEDRDLHGKRFAREDDASLSAYFTKKDHVATSLDGLPGLPLPLPPSTV from the coding sequence ATGGGAAAGACTTATGAGCGCATAGACGGCAGACTCCGCGCCTTCATCGAGGCGCAGCCCCTCTTCTTCACCGCCACCGCACCCCTGGCCGGCGACGGCACGGTGAACCTGTCCCCCAAGGGCCTCACGGGCAGCTTCGCGGTGCTGGACGAACTCACCGTCGCCTATCTCGACTTCGCAGGCTCCAACGCCGAGACCATCGCCCACCTGCGGGAGAACGGGCGGATCACCCTGATGTGGTGCGCGTTCCAGGGCCCGCCGAACATCGTCCGGGTGCACGGCCGCGGGGAGCCCGTCTTCCGCGACGACCCACGCTTCCCCGGCCTCCTCGGCCACTTCCCCGACATCGACAGCACCGCGCACGGACTGCGCGCGATCATCGTCGTGACCGCCGAACTCGTCCGCGACACCTGCGGCTACGCCGTCCCCTTCATGGCGTACGAGGAGGACCGGGATCTGCACGGCAAGCGGTTCGCCCGGGAGGACGACGCCTCGCTCAGTGCCTATTTCACCAAGAAGGACCACGTCGCGACGAGCCTGGACGGCCTTCCCGGGCTGCCGTTGCCGCTGCCCCCCTCTACCGTCTGA
- a CDS encoding L,D-transpeptidase family protein, whose protein sequence is MRPGVVAVLVSASLLTLGSAPPGGPAAQPLPARMADTGGGTQLITAVAPGTGSTTGTVTWWDRRGAGDGRWVRAGSAPARFGAGGLTDGATRVQGTNTTPTGLYDLPYAFGIRPAPRGTAYRYRPVRQDSWWCQDNASRAYNRWTEPRPADCRAAEAEHLVTYTAQYAHALVVGFNYHRPVRGRGAGIFLHVDGRGATAGCVSVPAEAMRRILRWAEPDERPHLAIGTTGGATAITRY, encoded by the coding sequence ATGCGCCCCGGTGTCGTAGCCGTCCTCGTCTCCGCGTCCCTCCTCACGCTCGGTTCCGCGCCGCCCGGCGGGCCCGCCGCCCAGCCGCTTCCGGCCCGGATGGCGGACACCGGCGGCGGCACCCAGCTGATCACCGCCGTCGCGCCGGGCACCGGCTCGACGACGGGCACGGTCACCTGGTGGGACCGCAGGGGCGCGGGGGACGGCCGGTGGGTGCGGGCCGGTTCCGCGCCCGCCCGTTTCGGGGCCGGGGGGCTGACCGACGGGGCGACGCGCGTGCAGGGCACGAACACCACCCCGACCGGGCTGTACGACCTGCCGTACGCCTTCGGCATCCGGCCCGCCCCGCGCGGCACGGCGTACCGGTACCGGCCGGTCCGCCAGGACTCCTGGTGGTGCCAGGACAACGCCTCGCGCGCCTACAACCGCTGGACCGAGCCGCGCCCCGCCGACTGCCGCGCCGCCGAGGCCGAACACCTGGTCACCTACACGGCGCAGTACGCCCACGCCCTGGTCGTGGGCTTCAACTACCACCGCCCCGTGCGCGGGCGCGGCGCCGGCATCTTCCTGCACGTCGACGGGCGCGGGGCCACCGCCGGCTGCGTGTCGGTGCCGGCCGAGGCGATGCGGCGCATCCTGCGGTGGGCCGAGCCCGACGAGCGCCCGCACCTCGCGATCGGCACCACCGGCGGCGCGACGGCGATCACGCGCTACTGA
- a CDS encoding ferredoxin reductase family protein, with protein sequence MTTTLAGGRAARRQTMRRIRPRRSPAVPLLLAVWAGAAGVLWLWWRNTPAISDQTGMILNAGRITGLLAGYLMALVVLQMARVPALERRVGSDRVARWHAMTGRYTLCLVLAHVFLIMWGYAAQAGKGLGDIVAQTVDSVNQLPDMGKAAIGTGLLVVIGLISIGPVRRRIPYDLWYHVHLLTYAAVFLTFWHQLSTGNDFAVEPVAKTVWYVLYGSVTALVLWYRVLTPLRLNLRHRMRVEAVIEETPGIVSVLIGGRRLHRMGAEAGQFFRWRFLAPGMRFSSHPYSLSAAPRPDMLRITVKAIGDHSARLRELEPGTRVWAEGPYGALTAQRRSRGKVLLVAGGVGITPMRALFETLPGASGDITLLYRANSTQELALWDELAGIAEERGARLMYAVNSPDGERPDISAETLSRKIPDVERHDVFLCGPPGFAQSVYEALRGAGVPARRIHHESFEM encoded by the coding sequence GTGACCACCACGCTCGCCGGCGGCCGTGCCGCCCGCCGTCAGACGATGCGGCGCATCCGTCCGCGCCGCTCCCCCGCCGTCCCCCTGCTGCTCGCCGTGTGGGCGGGCGCGGCGGGCGTGTTGTGGCTGTGGTGGCGCAACACGCCCGCCATTTCCGACCAGACCGGCATGATCCTCAACGCGGGCCGGATCACCGGCCTGCTCGCCGGGTACCTCATGGCGCTGGTGGTGCTCCAGATGGCGCGGGTGCCGGCGCTGGAGCGACGGGTGGGCTCAGACCGGGTCGCCCGCTGGCACGCCATGACCGGCCGCTACACGCTCTGCCTGGTCCTCGCCCACGTCTTCCTGATCATGTGGGGCTACGCCGCGCAGGCCGGCAAGGGCCTCGGTGACATCGTCGCCCAGACGGTCGACTCCGTGAACCAGCTGCCCGACATGGGCAAGGCCGCCATCGGCACCGGACTGCTGGTCGTCATCGGGCTGATCTCGATCGGCCCGGTCCGCCGGCGCATCCCGTACGACCTCTGGTACCACGTGCACCTGCTGACGTACGCGGCCGTGTTCCTGACCTTCTGGCACCAGTTGAGCACCGGCAACGACTTCGCGGTCGAGCCGGTCGCCAAGACCGTCTGGTACGTGCTGTACGGGTCGGTGACGGCGCTCGTCCTCTGGTACCGCGTGCTGACGCCACTGCGCCTCAACCTGCGGCACCGGATGCGGGTGGAGGCGGTGATCGAGGAGACGCCCGGCATCGTGTCGGTGCTGATCGGCGGTCGCCGGCTGCACCGGATGGGCGCGGAGGCCGGCCAGTTCTTCCGCTGGCGGTTCCTGGCGCCGGGGATGCGGTTCAGCTCCCACCCGTACTCTCTGTCGGCGGCGCCGCGCCCGGACATGCTGCGGATCACCGTGAAGGCGATCGGCGACCACAGCGCCCGGCTGCGCGAGCTGGAGCCCGGCACCCGGGTGTGGGCCGAGGGTCCGTACGGCGCCCTGACCGCCCAGCGCCGCAGCCGCGGCAAGGTGCTGCTGGTGGCGGGCGGGGTCGGGATCACGCCGATGCGGGCGCTGTTCGAGACGCTGCCCGGCGCGTCCGGCGACATCACGCTGCTCTACCGGGCCAACAGCACGCAGGAGCTGGCGCTGTGGGACGAGCTGGCCGGGATCGCCGAGGAGCGCGGCGCCCGGCTGATGTACGCGGTCAACAGCCCGGACGGGGAGCGCCCGGACATCTCCGCGGAGACCCTGAGCCGCAAGATCCCGGACGTCGAACGCCACGACGTCTTCCTGTGCGGGCCGCCCGGTTTCGCCCAGTCGGTGTACGAGGCACTGCGCGGCGCGGGAGTTCCCGCCCGCCGTATCCACCACGAGTCGTTCGAGATGTGA
- a CDS encoding FMN-binding protein → MRKSHPVRRAVLAGAATVSGIVLLLSLKPASDPGSASAAGGAAPPVAAQSPQGGRGAGSGTVTGDAADTQYGPVQVRLTVSGGKITGAEAVQAPKGGQSDQVTADAVPKLNQAAVSAGTADIDAVSGATYTSAGYVKSLQSALDKVAAASAGQDSGEGSGSGQGSGGGTGQGSGDGSGEEQGGGGQGTQVLTGDVAQTQYGPVQVRVTVSGGRITDAETLQAPKGGRSDQVTADAVPKLDRAAVSAGTADIDAVSGATYTSAGYKQSLQSALDRAGG, encoded by the coding sequence ATGAGGAAAAGTCACCCCGTTCGGCGTGCCGTGCTCGCCGGCGCCGCGACCGTGTCCGGGATCGTGCTGCTGCTGTCGCTGAAACCGGCCTCGGACCCGGGCTCCGCATCGGCGGCGGGCGGCGCCGCACCGCCGGTGGCCGCGCAGTCGCCGCAGGGCGGCCGGGGCGCCGGGTCCGGCACGGTCACCGGAGACGCGGCCGACACCCAGTACGGGCCGGTGCAGGTCCGGCTCACGGTGAGCGGTGGGAAGATCACCGGGGCCGAGGCCGTGCAGGCGCCCAAGGGCGGGCAGAGCGACCAGGTGACCGCCGACGCGGTGCCCAAGCTCAACCAGGCCGCCGTCAGCGCCGGCACCGCCGACATCGACGCCGTCTCCGGCGCCACCTACACCAGCGCCGGATACGTGAAGTCCCTCCAGTCGGCGCTGGACAAGGTCGCGGCCGCCTCCGCGGGACAGGACTCGGGCGAGGGCTCGGGCTCGGGGCAGGGTTCCGGCGGCGGGACGGGGCAGGGCTCCGGTGACGGCTCGGGCGAGGAGCAGGGCGGCGGTGGGCAGGGCACGCAGGTGCTCACCGGTGACGTCGCGCAGACCCAGTACGGGCCCGTCCAGGTGCGTGTCACCGTCAGCGGCGGGAGGATCACCGACGCCGAGACCCTCCAGGCACCCAAGGGCGGACGGAGCGACCAGGTCACAGCCGACGCGGTGCCCAAGCTCGACCGGGCCGCCGTCAGCGCCGGCACCGCCGACATCGACGCCGTCTCCGGCGCCACCTACACGAGCGCCGGATACAAGCAGTCCCTGCAATCGGCACTGGACCGGGCCGGTGGCTGA
- a CDS encoding FAD:protein FMN transferase produces MGTVFSFDVRGGEPKAVRAALDEAVAGLHRADEVFSTYRDDSQVSRLARDEVTVEACAPEVAEVLELAAEAERVSDGWFSTRYRGRLDPTGIVKGWAVERAARRIAAAGATGVSLNGGGDVQLLGSPGARRPWRVGVSDPLRPGGLAAVVSAAGAAELAVATSGSAERGAHVVDPRTGRSAVTDLLSVTVVAPRLTWADCWATAAFAMGSREGLRWLESLPGVEGLLITAGDEVRCTGGLAARLG; encoded by the coding sequence ATGGGGACCGTCTTCTCCTTCGACGTCCGCGGCGGGGAACCCAAGGCCGTCCGGGCGGCGTTGGACGAGGCGGTCGCCGGGCTGCACCGGGCCGACGAGGTGTTCAGCACCTACCGCGACGACAGCCAGGTCTCCCGGCTGGCGCGGGACGAGGTGACCGTCGAAGCGTGCGCGCCCGAGGTCGCCGAGGTGCTGGAGCTGGCGGCCGAGGCGGAGCGGGTCAGCGACGGCTGGTTCAGCACGCGGTACCGCGGACGGCTCGATCCGACCGGGATCGTCAAGGGCTGGGCCGTGGAGCGTGCCGCCCGCCGGATCGCGGCGGCGGGTGCGACGGGGGTCAGCCTCAACGGCGGAGGGGACGTGCAGTTGCTCGGGTCGCCGGGGGCACGGCGGCCCTGGCGGGTCGGTGTGTCGGACCCGCTGCGGCCCGGCGGGCTCGCGGCCGTGGTCTCCGCGGCCGGGGCGGCCGAGCTGGCCGTGGCGACGTCCGGCAGCGCCGAGCGGGGCGCGCATGTCGTCGACCCGCGCACCGGGCGTTCGGCGGTCACCGACCTGTTGTCCGTGACGGTGGTGGCGCCGCGGCTGACCTGGGCGGACTGCTGGGCGACGGCGGCGTTCGCGATGGGTTCGCGGGAGGGGCTGCGGTGGCTGGAGTCGCTGCCCGGCGTCGAGGGGCTGCTGATCACGGCCGGGGACGAGGTGCGGTGTACTGGAGGACTGGCGGCCCGGCTGGGCTGA
- a CDS encoding haloacid dehalogenase type II yields the protein MAEASDIEAVVFDVLGTMVDEPGGLRAALREAVPEADAASVGHLLTVWQEHVEHETGRIGAKERPYADSGVLDREAAERVAEHAGLTDVDAVARLATAGRRLPSWDDSVAGLARLAERFPVLGLSNASRASLLRLNAYAGLRWHQALSAEDAGAYKPAPEVYRLALGAAGCPPERVLMVAAHAWDLRGAQAVGMRTAYVRRPVGDPPRGSDAFDWAVDGLAELVAVLTRR from the coding sequence ATGGCAGAGGCGAGCGATATCGAGGCCGTCGTGTTCGACGTGCTCGGCACGATGGTCGACGAACCGGGGGGACTGCGCGCGGCGTTGCGCGAGGCGGTGCCCGAGGCCGACGCGGCGTCGGTCGGTCACCTGCTCACGGTGTGGCAGGAGCACGTCGAGCACGAGACGGGACGCATCGGGGCGAAGGAGCGGCCCTACGCCGACTCCGGGGTCCTGGACCGCGAGGCGGCGGAGCGGGTCGCCGAACACGCCGGGCTCACCGACGTGGACGCCGTCGCGCGGCTGGCCACCGCCGGCCGGCGCCTGCCGTCGTGGGACGACTCCGTCGCGGGTCTCGCGCGCCTGGCCGAACGCTTCCCGGTCCTGGGGCTCTCCAACGCGAGCCGCGCGTCGCTGCTCCGCCTCAACGCGTACGCGGGACTGCGCTGGCACCAGGCCCTGTCGGCCGAGGACGCGGGGGCGTACAAACCCGCGCCGGAGGTCTACCGGCTCGCCCTCGGCGCCGCCGGCTGTCCGCCGGAGCGGGTGCTGATGGTCGCCGCCCACGCCTGGGATCTGCGTGGTGCCCAGGCCGTGGGCATGCGCACCGCCTACGTCCGGCGCCCGGTGGGTGACCCGCCGCGCGGCTCGGACGCCTTCGACTGGGCGGTGGACGGTCTGGCCGAGCTGGTCGCGGTGCTGACACGGAGATGA